In Bacteroidales bacterium, the sequence AAAAAGGGTTGACGTCACATGCCAACCCTTTGATAGGTAAGATTTCGTTGTAAATGAGGGAAAAAGTTTTCTGAAGTATCTCCTGCTAAATAAACTGGTTAATAATTGCCTCGTACAATTCCTGTTTTCCGCTTATCTGGGCTGGTTCAGAGGCATGAAGTGCCAGACTGCTCAATTCTTCGAGGGTTAGTTTTCCTTCTTCAAACAGTTTGCCTTTTCCGCTGTCGAAGGAGGCATACCGTTCTTTACGGAGTTTTCTGTAATCGGAGTGTTCCAGGATATTGTGGGCGATAAGGAAAGCACGGGCAAAGGCATCCATACCTGCTATATGAGCAATAAAAATGTCTTCCAGGTCAGTGGAATTTCTTCTTGTTTTGGCGTCGAAATTGATGCCGCCGGTGGTGAATCCTCCGGCTTCCTGTATGACCAGCATGGCTTCGGTGAGTTCATAAAGGTCAATCGGGAACTGGTCTGTATCCCATCCGTTCATATAGTCACCCCGGTTGGCGTCAATACTGCAGAACATTCCTGCATCGGCCGCTACCTGCAGTTCATGCTGGAAGGTATGGCCGGCCAGGGTGGCATGATTCACTTCGATGTTCAGTTTGAAGTCTTTGTCGAGGCCGTAATACCGGAGAAAAGAAATCACGGTAGATGCATCAAAATCGTACTGGTGTTTGGTGGGTTCCATGGGTTTTGGTTCGATCAGGAAGGTGCCCTTGAAGCCAGCTTTGCGGCCATAATCGCGGGCCATGGCAAGAAAACGTCCCAGGTGGTCAATTTCCCGTTTCATGTTGGTATTGAGCAATGACATATATCCTTCGCGGCCTCCCCAGAAAACGTACCCTCCTCCTCCAAGTTCAATGGTTGCACTGATGGCATTTTTTACCTGAAAGGCAGCAAAGGGCAGAACATTAAAATCGGGATTGGTGGCAGCCCCGTTCATATAGCGGGGGTGAGAGAAAAGGTTGGCCGTACCCCATAAAAGCTTTATTCCGGAAGCCTTTTGTTTTTCTTTGGCATACTCCACCATGGAAAAAACTCTTTTTTCTGATTCGGCCGGAGAGGGGGCCTCTTCCACAAGGTCATAATCGTGAAAGCACCAGAAAGGGATTCCTATTTTGGTCATAAACTCGAAAGCAGCATCCATTTTTTCTCTGGCGCGCACCATTGGGTCGGAAGCAGCATTCCATGGGAAATTCTTTGTGCCCGGGCCGAAAGGATCTCCTCCGGTTCCGCATAATGTATGCCAGTAAGCCATGGCAAAGCGGAGATGCTCTTTCAGCGTTTTCCCTCCAATTACCATGTTTTCGTCATAAAACTTAAAGGAGAGAGGATTTTTTGATTCTTTCCCTTCGTAATGAATTTTTCCTATTCCTTTAAAAAATTCTTTGTTTCCGATTAAGTAGTCCATGGGTTTATAATTTAATTGATCGTTTATCCTAAATAGTTATCCAATGCCTGTTTCCACTGTGTGTAGGCTTCTTCAAGAGCCGGGCGGATGCCGGTATCGGGTTCAATACTGCCTATTTTGTGCAGATGATTAAACGCTTCTGCAGAGTCTTTGTAAATTCCTGCACCTATGCCTGCTCCCCGCGCGGCCCCCTGGGAACCGTCGGTGTCGTAAAGTTCGATCCGAGCGTTTGTGAGGGTGGCCAGTGATTTTCTGAAAACAGGGCTAAGGAACATATTGGCATTTCCGGCCCGGATAACGGATGGGCTGATTCCAACCTGGTTCATGATTTCCATACCGTAAGCGAAAGAAAAAACGATTCCTTCATGGGCTGCGCGGATAAGGTGGGATGCGGTGTGGATATTGAAGTTCAGATGGACAAAGGCTGCCCCGGGGTCTTTGTTCTCCAGCATTCTTTCGGCGCCATTTCCGAAAGGAAGTACCAGCAAACCTTCAGATCCGGGAGGTATGGTTTCAGCCAGATCGTTCATTCGTTCATAGTTTAGTCCGTCGAGCACGTGTTTCCTGATCCAGGAATTCAGAATCCCGGTTCCGTTGATGCAGAGCAGTACTCCGAGCCGGTTGCGGCCCGGTGCATGGTTAACATGCGCAAAGGTATTGACCCGGCTTTTAGGGTCATAGGTAATTTCTTCGCTCACCCCGTAAACGACACCGGAGGTGCCTGCAGTAGCTGCAATTTCGCCGGGGTTTAATACATTCAATGAGAGGGCATTATTGGGCTGATCGCCTGCTCTGTAGGCAACAGCTGTTCCCGGCATCAGGCCAAGTTCTTGTGCGGCTTCCGGTATCAGCTGGCCCTGAATGGAAAACGTGGGAACAATTTCGGGAATAAGCGACTCGTCAATCTCGTAATACTGAAGAATGTCTTTGGAAATGCTGTTCTTCCTGAAATCCCATAAAATTCCTTCTGAAAGGCCGGAGGGTGTTGTCACCATCCTTCCGGTGAGGCGCCAGGCAATGTAATCCCCGGGCAGCATGATTTTGTGAATCTGGCGGTAAATGTCAGGTTCGTTTTCCCTGACCCAGCGCAGTTTTGATGCGGTAAAATTCCCGGGAGAGTTGAGCAGGTTTTCCAGGCAGACCGATGGCCCGATTTCCTTAAATGCTTTATCTCCGATTGAAACGGCACGGCTATCGCACCAGATAATTGACGGCCGGAGCACATTTCCTTTTGCATCGACAATCACCAGTCCGTGCATCTGATAGGAGATGCCGATTGCCTTAATTTCAGAAGCATTAATTCCGGCCCGGCCGATAACTTCGCGGGTGGCCAGTACCAGATTTTGCCACCAGAGGTCAGGATGTTGTTCGGCCCAGCCCGGGCGTATTGCTTTAATCTCCATTTCTGTTTTCGGAAAGAACACTCCGGCCAGGCACCTGCCTGTTTCAGCATCTACAATGCTTGCTTTAACCGACGAGCTTCCAATGTCGTAACCAAGTAACTTCATAAAAATTTCTAAAGAAATAATAGTGCATTTCTGGACGAAAATAGCAATAATTGCTATATATCCGCTTTGGGAAGAGTGAAAATAAACCGGCTTCCTTTCATAGGCTCGCTTTCCACACGGATGGTACCACCCTGGCGTTCTACAAATTCCTTGCAAACAATCAGACCAAGTCCGGTTCCTGTTTCGCCGGAAGTTCCAGGGGAGGTATGGAGTTCTTCGAGCTGGAACAGTTTGTTTTTCACCTGTTCTGTCATGCCGATTCCATTATCGGTTACACTGACTTCAATTTTTCCGTCCTTTTCGGAAGCGCTGACAGTCACCTTTCCCTTTTCGGGAGTGAACTTGATGGCATTGCTGATGAGGTTGCGCAGAATGGTGCTGAGCATATTCCTGTCGGCAATTACATGAAGATCCAGATTTTCCGTCAGCAGTTCAATCCTTTTCTTATGAGCTGTGGTTGAGAGAAACTCAAATGTTTCGTGGGTTACTTCTTCCAGATTGAGCCGTTCCGGTTCGAATCGGATACGGTTTGTTTGTGCGCGGGCCCATTGAAGGAGGTTCTCAAGAAGGTTATAGGCGGTTTCAGCCGAAAGGTTCATTAAGTCAATAAT encodes:
- the xylA gene encoding xylose isomerase produces the protein MDYLIGNKEFFKGIGKIHYEGKESKNPLSFKFYDENMVIGGKTLKEHLRFAMAYWHTLCGTGGDPFGPGTKNFPWNAASDPMVRAREKMDAAFEFMTKIGIPFWCFHDYDLVEEAPSPAESEKRVFSMVEYAKEKQKASGIKLLWGTANLFSHPRYMNGAATNPDFNVLPFAAFQVKNAISATIELGGGGYVFWGGREGYMSLLNTNMKREIDHLGRFLAMARDYGRKAGFKGTFLIEPKPMEPTKHQYDFDASTVISFLRYYGLDKDFKLNIEVNHATLAGHTFQHELQVAADAGMFCSIDANRGDYMNGWDTDQFPIDLYELTEAMLVIQEAGGFTTGGINFDAKTRRNSTDLEDIFIAHIAGMDAFARAFLIAHNILEHSDYRKLRKERYASFDSGKGKLFEEGKLTLEELSSLALHASEPAQISGKQELYEAIINQFI
- a CDS encoding carbohydrate kinase is translated as MKLLGYDIGSSSVKASIVDAETGRCLAGVFFPKTEMEIKAIRPGWAEQHPDLWWQNLVLATREVIGRAGINASEIKAIGISYQMHGLVIVDAKGNVLRPSIIWCDSRAVSIGDKAFKEIGPSVCLENLLNSPGNFTASKLRWVRENEPDIYRQIHKIMLPGDYIAWRLTGRMVTTPSGLSEGILWDFRKNSISKDILQYYEIDESLIPEIVPTFSIQGQLIPEAAQELGLMPGTAVAYRAGDQPNNALSLNVLNPGEIAATAGTSGVVYGVSEEITYDPKSRVNTFAHVNHAPGRNRLGVLLCINGTGILNSWIRKHVLDGLNYERMNDLAETIPPGSEGLLVLPFGNGAERMLENKDPGAAFVHLNFNIHTASHLIRAAHEGIVFSFAYGMEIMNQVGISPSVIRAGNANMFLSPVFRKSLATLTNARIELYDTDGSQGAARGAGIGAGIYKDSAEAFNHLHKIGSIEPDTGIRPALEEAYTQWKQALDNYLG